A window of the Brumimicrobium sp. genome harbors these coding sequences:
- a CDS encoding PKD domain-containing protein produces the protein MKNSYYNLLAFLAIFIFNTTAFAQCDNSGFSINISYNSCQLIKVNPIDIVDLDEMNATYNWDFGDGNTYVSYYDTIPVEHYYNAEGTYTISLTIDDGLCSYTATISVIVTECLPGVCDDYDASFVYQAIDCYTYNFSQFSQVSPDDTLTWDFGDGTIITYNSNINSMEQHTFGMEDDYLVTLHVQNGMCTDTYFTWIQVYCDTSGNGNGVDTSACYNLYNTMNPVSGYYQNFDNQIMFQWGNNNTNAQNVQIAITFPNTVTPAFDTYYGFNYPWVVSGNQILLDMTLPPNSSYYDIIEFYMPFGIPDSTLHTYSMFMEREDGECGNLSELYMLVGNSYDPNAKIVNKPIEINPDIQDELEYTIYFQNTGTAPAQDISIIDTLDTSLDWSTFAFVKSSHAVHVNVLGNGVVEFAFNQIWLPDSTTDLLGSQGFVTFKIKENASNSVGTSISNTAYIYFDVNDAIITNTTYNINSYGYLGLENDMISDLVIFPNPTSGIMHVKSNQIIELIEVYSLDGKRLQSHNAYQKDTYIDLGNIVNGVYLIKVSSAGNTQIRRIVKG, from the coding sequence ATGAAGAACTCTTACTACAATTTACTAGCATTCCTAGCTATTTTTATTTTTAATACTACTGCTTTTGCTCAGTGTGATAATTCTGGTTTTTCTATCAATATTAGTTATAATTCTTGTCAATTAATTAAGGTCAATCCCATTGATATAGTTGATTTAGATGAGATGAATGCAACATATAACTGGGATTTTGGTGATGGTAATACCTATGTTAGTTATTATGACACCATTCCTGTTGAACATTATTATAACGCTGAGGGGACCTATACAATCTCTTTGACAATAGATGATGGGCTTTGTAGCTATACAGCAACCATATCTGTGATTGTTACGGAGTGTTTACCTGGTGTTTGTGATGATTATGATGCATCTTTTGTTTATCAAGCTATAGATTGCTATACGTATAATTTCTCTCAGTTTTCACAAGTTTCACCAGATGACACGCTCACTTGGGATTTTGGAGATGGGACTATAATCACATATAATTCTAATATAAACTCTATGGAACAACATACCTTCGGAATGGAGGATGATTATTTAGTTACGCTTCATGTTCAAAATGGAATGTGTACGGATACTTATTTCACATGGATTCAGGTTTATTGTGATACCTCTGGGAATGGTAATGGGGTAGATACTTCTGCATGTTATAATTTGTATAATACGATGAATCCAGTATCAGGATATTATCAGAATTTTGATAATCAGATTATGTTTCAATGGGGGAATAATAATACTAATGCTCAAAATGTACAAATAGCTATAACATTCCCGAATACGGTAACACCGGCTTTCGATACGTATTATGGCTTTAATTATCCGTGGGTTGTTTCAGGAAATCAGATTTTACTCGATATGACCCTGCCTCCTAATAGCTCATATTATGATATAATTGAATTTTACATGCCGTTTGGAATACCTGATAGCACACTTCATACATACAGTATGTTTATGGAAAGAGAAGATGGGGAATGTGGGAATCTTTCTGAATTGTATATGTTAGTTGGTAATTCTTATGACCCAAATGCTAAAATAGTGAATAAACCCATTGAAATAAACCCAGATATACAAGATGAGCTGGAATATACTATCTATTTTCAGAATACAGGAACAGCCCCTGCGCAAGATATCTCGATTATAGACACTTTGGATACGAGTCTAGATTGGTCAACCTTTGCATTTGTAAAGAGTTCACATGCGGTACATGTAAATGTCTTAGGTAATGGTGTAGTGGAGTTTGCTTTTAATCAAATATGGTTGCCGGACAGTACAACAGACCTACTTGGGAGTCAAGGTTTTGTTACCTTTAAAATCAAGGAAAATGCTTCGAATAGTGTAGGCACCTCAATTTCAAATACAGCGTATATCTATTTTGATGTGAATGATGCAATTATTACAAATACAACCTACAATATTAATTCGTATGGATATTTAGGTTTAGAAAATGATATGATCTCAGACCTCGTAATATTTCCGAACCCAACATCAGGAATTATGCATGTAAAAAGCAATCAGATAATTGAATTGATTGAAGTTTATTCGTTAGACGGTAAAAGGCTACAATCACACAATGCTTATCAGAAAGATACATATATTGACCTAGGAAATATAGTAAATGGTGTTTACTTGATAAAAGTTTCATCAGCTGGAAATACCCAAATAAGACGAATCGTTAAAGGTTAA
- a CDS encoding heavy-metal-associated domain-containing protein, translating to MIKKEFKVSGMCCPNCVTHIQTSLGKVEDVENILVQFEEPQVTVHLKNEISDAVLINAIQVAGHYEVIL from the coding sequence ATGATTAAAAAAGAATTTAAAGTGTCGGGGATGTGTTGCCCGAATTGCGTTACGCATATTCAAACATCACTAGGGAAAGTGGAAGATGTCGAAAATATTTTGGTTCAGTTTGAAGAACCCCAAGTGACTGTTCATTTAAAAAATGAAATTAGTGATGCTGTTTTGATCAATGCAATCCAGGTGGCAGGGCATTACGAGGTGATTCTATAA
- a CDS encoding alpha/beta hydrolase, with translation MKTTIITTLAFLTTFTFSKAQNSQRYTDDIFTDIEVTTDVQYGHNLKYNDEPQDLLMDIYQPKDDTETARPVIILVHGGSFVGGSKDGGDVKPLAEAFAKKGYVTASIEYRLGIKDKYTKPTKTEMSSAVMRGTQDAKAAVRFFRKSFVEQGNPYGIDTANIFMGGSSAGGFISLHLAYLDKDSEIPDYMDLNSASLQGGLEGNSGNPGYSSKVKAIINISGAIGDVTWMENNTTPVLSFHGDQDKTVPFGTGNISILIFKIMKIDGSATIHQKADELGIANTFVPEYGAGHVPHSKFPEYMDTTINDMTIFLANILSEGQEDVSVQSVRDTTQPSYHTSVNNEIYKREEQ, from the coding sequence ATGAAAACAACAATTATAACAACACTTGCTTTCTTGACTACATTTACTTTTAGCAAGGCTCAAAATAGTCAAAGATATACGGATGATATTTTTACTGATATTGAAGTTACTACCGATGTGCAATACGGACATAATTTGAAATATAACGATGAGCCACAAGATTTGTTAATGGATATTTACCAACCTAAGGATGATACTGAAACAGCTAGACCTGTAATCATTTTAGTACATGGAGGTTCCTTCGTAGGTGGTTCAAAAGATGGGGGAGATGTAAAACCTTTAGCTGAAGCTTTTGCTAAAAAAGGATATGTAACAGCTTCTATCGAATACAGATTAGGAATTAAAGATAAATATACAAAGCCAACTAAAACAGAGATGTCAAGTGCTGTAATGCGTGGAACACAAGACGCAAAAGCTGCTGTGAGATTCTTTAGAAAATCTTTTGTTGAACAAGGGAACCCTTATGGAATTGATACCGCTAATATCTTTATGGGAGGTAGTTCTGCTGGTGGTTTTATATCATTGCATTTAGCATATTTAGACAAAGATTCTGAAATTCCAGATTACATGGATTTGAATTCTGCTTCTTTGCAAGGAGGTTTGGAAGGTAATTCTGGGAACCCTGGATATTCTTCAAAAGTAAAGGCAATTATTAATATTTCAGGAGCAATTGGAGATGTGACATGGATGGAAAATAATACGACTCCTGTATTAAGTTTTCATGGAGATCAAGATAAAACAGTGCCATTTGGAACAGGGAATATATCTATACTAATCTTTAAGATTATGAAGATTGATGGTAGCGCAACTATTCACCAAAAAGCAGACGAACTTGGAATTGCAAATACGTTTGTTCCTGAATATGGCGCAGGGCATGTTCCTCACTCTAAATTTCCAGAGTACATGGATACAACCATCAATGACATGACTATCTTTTTAGCAAATATTCTTTCAGAAGGACAAGAAGATGTGAGTGTTCAGTCGGTGAGAGATACTACCCAACCAAGTTATCATACTTCTGTTAATAACGAAATTTATAAGAGAGAAGAGCAGTAG
- a CDS encoding malate dehydrogenase — protein MKVTVVGAGAVGASCAEYIAIKNFASEVVLVDIKENFAEGKAMDLMQCASLNRFDTKIVGSTNDYSKTAGSHVAVITSGIPRKPGMTREELIGINAGIVKTVAENLIKHSPNVILIVVSNPMDTMAYLVHKATGHPASKIIGMGGALDSARFNYRLSEALNCAASDVDGMVIAAHSDTGMLPLTRLATRRGVPVSQFLSDEKLAEIEQATRVGGATLTSFLGTSAWYAPGAAVSSIVQAIACDQKKMIPCSVMLNGEYGQKDICLGAPVILGKNGVEKIVEVALNDAEKAKLNTAADAVRVVNGDLAAVLA, from the coding sequence ATGAAAGTAACAGTTGTTGGAGCAGGTGCTGTAGGTGCGAGTTGCGCAGAGTACATTGCTATTAAAAATTTTGCATCCGAAGTGGTGTTGGTTGACATTAAAGAAAACTTTGCTGAAGGAAAAGCAATGGACTTGATGCAATGTGCGTCATTAAACCGTTTTGATACTAAAATTGTGGGTAGCACAAATGATTATTCTAAAACAGCGGGTAGTCATGTTGCCGTTATTACAAGTGGTATTCCTCGTAAACCTGGAATGACAAGAGAGGAGTTGATCGGAATCAATGCAGGAATTGTAAAAACTGTTGCAGAAAACTTAATTAAACATTCACCTAATGTGATTTTAATTGTAGTAAGTAACCCAATGGATACCATGGCTTATTTAGTACATAAAGCAACTGGACATCCAGCTAGCAAAATTATTGGTATGGGTGGAGCTTTGGATAGCGCTCGTTTCAATTATCGTTTGAGTGAAGCATTAAATTGTGCTGCTTCTGACGTAGATGGTATGGTAATCGCTGCGCACAGTGATACTGGTATGTTGCCATTAACTCGTTTGGCTACTAGAAGAGGAGTTCCAGTATCTCAATTCTTATCTGATGAGAAATTGGCTGAAATTGAACAAGCTACCAGAGTGGGAGGAGCTACTTTGACATCTTTCCTAGGTACTAGCGCTTGGTATGCTCCAGGAGCTGCTGTTTCTAGTATCGTTCAAGCAATTGCTTGTGATCAAAAGAAAATGATTCCTTGTTCTGTAATGTTAAACGGAGAATATGGGCAAAAAGATATATGCTTAGGAGCTCCAGTTATTTTAGGAAAAAATGGTGTTGAGAAAATTGTTGAAGTTGCATTAAACGATGCTGAAAAAGCTAAATTAAATACGGCTGCTGATGCAGTTCGTGTTGTAAATGGTGATTTAGCTGCTGTTTTAGCTTAG
- a CDS encoding helix-turn-helix domain-containing protein, whose amino-acid sequence METVGQIIRTKRENLGLLLRQVASYLDIDQAILSKIERNERKPTKDNIIKLAEILKLDKEDLLVQFMSERIAYEIADEDCASKVLKVAEQKVKYIKSNLVKH is encoded by the coding sequence ATGGAAACAGTCGGACAAATTATAAGAACAAAACGAGAAAATTTAGGCTTACTGCTTCGACAAGTAGCATCGTATCTCGACATTGACCAAGCGATATTGAGCAAAATTGAACGAAACGAACGTAAACCTACAAAGGACAACATTATAAAACTTGCCGAAATTCTTAAACTCGACAAAGAAGATTTGTTGGTGCAATTTATGAGCGAAAGAATTGCTTATGAAATTGCAGACGAAGATTGTGCAAGCAAAGTTTTGAAAGTGGCGGAACAAAAAGTAAAATACATTAAGTCTAACCTTGTAAAACACTAA
- the dcm gene encoding DNA (cytosine-5-)-methyltransferase: MRTYIEEAEISVVQEPQLDILYYPKTERKLITEKQKETLNVLSLFSGCGGMDLGFEGGFSVLQQSINEVLTPNFIDKKLKNGFVQLKKTKFKTVFANDILTDARNAWVNYFSKRGHNAEDFYKESIVDLVKMYRNGVNVFPEDVDIVTGGFPCQDFSVAGKRNGFNSHKNHKGELIEGKTASVETRGQLYMWMKEVIEITQPKIFIAENVKGLVNLGDVKSIIQNDFSSANGNGYIVLDPQVLHSADFGVPQSRERVIFIGIKKSALKKSVLAELEKETISERYNPYPTPTHCYTVESDDLKHFVQLKDVFKHLEEPEDTADLSQKFYSKAKFMGKHCQGQTEIKLDSISPTIRSEHHGNIEFRRLSKENGGQIESELKKGLKERRLTVRECALIQTFPPDYDFVIENKSGRKGSFLVSPSQAYKIIGNAVPPLLAYNLAKRIEEVWDLYFKK, translated from the coding sequence ATGCGGACATATATAGAAGAAGCGGAAATCAGCGTAGTACAAGAACCACAATTAGACATTTTGTACTATCCGAAAACTGAAAGAAAGTTAATAACAGAAAAACAGAAAGAAACACTAAATGTGCTTTCTCTTTTTTCGGGTTGTGGTGGTATGGACTTGGGTTTTGAGGGTGGATTTTCTGTTTTACAGCAGTCAATCAACGAAGTTTTGACACCAAATTTCATTGACAAGAAATTAAAAAATGGATTTGTACAACTCAAAAAAACTAAATTCAAAACCGTTTTTGCCAACGATATTTTGACCGATGCGAGAAATGCTTGGGTAAATTATTTTTCAAAACGAGGACATAATGCGGAAGATTTTTACAAGGAAAGTATTGTTGATTTGGTAAAAATGTATCGAAATGGCGTTAATGTTTTTCCCGAAGATGTGGACATAGTAACAGGCGGATTTCCTTGTCAAGATTTTAGTGTAGCAGGAAAACGAAACGGATTTAATTCGCATAAAAACCACAAAGGCGAACTTATTGAAGGTAAAACAGCTTCCGTTGAAACTCGCGGACAACTTTATATGTGGATGAAAGAAGTAATTGAAATTACGCAACCAAAAATTTTCATTGCCGAAAATGTAAAAGGCTTGGTAAATCTTGGCGATGTAAAATCAATCATTCAAAATGACTTTTCATCAGCCAACGGAAACGGTTATATCGTTCTCGACCCACAAGTTTTACATTCCGCAGATTTTGGTGTTCCGCAATCGAGAGAAAGAGTAATTTTTATCGGTATCAAAAAATCGGCTTTGAAAAAATCGGTTTTAGCAGAATTGGAAAAAGAAACGATTTCTGAACGATACAATCCTTATCCAACCCCGACACATTGCTACACAGTTGAGAGCGATGATCTAAAGCATTTTGTTCAGCTTAAAGATGTTTTTAAACATTTGGAAGAACCCGAAGATACAGCAGATTTATCCCAGAAGTTTTACTCAAAAGCAAAATTTATGGGTAAGCATTGTCAAGGACAAACTGAAATAAAATTGGATAGTATTTCGCCTACAATTCGTTCTGAACATCACGGAAATATTGAGTTTAGACGACTTTCAAAAGAAAATGGCGGACAGATTGAAAGTGAATTAAAAAAAGGTTTGAAAGAAAGAAGATTGACTGTAAGAGAATGTGCTTTAATACAGACTTTTCCGCCCGATTATGATTTCGTAATTGAAAATAAAAGCGGACGAAAAGGCTCATTTTTGGTTAGTCCATCACAAGCATATAAAATAATTGGTAACGCAGTTCCACCGCTTTTGGCTTATAATTTAGCCAAGAGAATTGAAGAAGTTTGGGACTTATATTTTAAGAAGTAA
- a CDS encoding HNH endonuclease — MEKKKRTAIPQTTKVRANLQKEIGSVCPFCNNDDVGHFEIHHIDENPSNNEIGNLLLLCPICHSKITKGDISNIDVYKKKILLVTNLTTTKSNSKTVNFNSKVGNAVVGDNNTISINQPKKTVKQKYPEGCIGFDTVKANYIGHLIKRYNEYKEYEVGKGQVKYAVFAGHLKKHFKIAPTRTLYNLHIDKFEELSTYIQSRIDGTKLAKVKGREHKNYSTFEDFAKEQQ; from the coding sequence GTGGAAAAGAAAAAGCGAACTGCAATCCCTCAAACAACTAAGGTACGTGCCAATCTTCAAAAAGAAATTGGCTCAGTTTGTCCATTTTGTAACAATGATGACGTTGGGCATTTTGAAATTCATCACATTGACGAAAACCCCTCTAATAATGAAATTGGGAATTTACTATTGCTCTGTCCGATTTGTCATTCAAAAATTACGAAAGGCGACATATCTAATATTGATGTTTACAAAAAGAAAATCTTACTTGTTACTAATCTAACAACAACCAAGTCTAATTCAAAGACTGTAAACTTCAACAGCAAAGTTGGAAATGCTGTTGTTGGAGATAACAACACAATTTCAATAAATCAACCTAAAAAAACGGTAAAACAAAAATATCCTGAAGGTTGCATAGGCTTTGACACTGTAAAAGCCAACTATATTGGACATCTAATAAAGCGATACAACGAATATAAAGAGTATGAAGTTGGTAAGGGACAAGTAAAATATGCTGTTTTTGCAGGACATCTCAAAAAGCATTTTAAAATTGCACCGACAAGAACACTGTACAATCTGCATATTGACAAATTTGAGGAACTATCAACCTATATTCAAAGCCGAATTGACGGAACAAAACTTGCTAAGGTTAAAGGACGAGAACACAAAAATTATTCAACATTTGAAGATTTTGCAAAAGAACAACAATAA
- a CDS encoding tetratricopeptide repeat protein, whose protein sequence is MDNGQLDKSIKLLEEAQKLDPDDINYPYELAYAYYVKKDYKKATKYLEGILNHKDINDRVYQLLGNSYDNLGKSDKAIETYKAGLKQFPNSGNLYLEMGVMQMGKKDYYKALDYYEKGIEVEPKFSSNYYWASKIYCSSTEEVWGMIYGEIFMNLERNSRRTAEISKLLYDTYKSEIKFISDTSFSVSFSKNASINISNLTDSSKMKLPFGIGVYEPTLMLSMLSVKTIDINSLDDIRSTFVDNYFTNGHDETYPNVLFSYQKQVKEAGHIEAYNHWILMKGDEDGFGKWHSENKDKWDNFVNWFGENGLKINDKNKFYSGQY, encoded by the coding sequence ATGGACAACGGACAACTTGACAAAAGTATTAAACTGCTTGAAGAAGCTCAAAAACTTGATCCTGACGACATCAACTATCCTTATGAACTTGCTTATGCTTACTATGTGAAAAAAGATTACAAAAAAGCGACAAAATATCTTGAAGGTATTTTAAATCATAAAGACATCAATGATAGAGTTTACCAGTTACTCGGCAACTCATATGATAATCTTGGTAAAAGCGACAAAGCAATAGAAACCTACAAAGCAGGTCTAAAACAATTTCCCAATTCAGGCAATTTGTATTTAGAAATGGGTGTAATGCAAATGGGAAAGAAAGATTACTACAAAGCACTTGACTACTACGAAAAAGGTATTGAAGTCGAACCAAAATTCTCTTCGAACTATTATTGGGCTAGTAAAATTTATTGTTCATCCACAGAAGAAGTTTGGGGAATGATTTACGGAGAAATTTTTATGAATTTGGAACGTAACAGCAGAAGAACAGCGGAAATAAGTAAACTCCTTTATGACACATACAAAAGTGAAATTAAGTTTATAAGCGACACATCATTTTCGGTGAGTTTTAGCAAAAATGCTTCAATCAACATTAGCAACTTGACAGACTCAAGTAAAATGAAGTTGCCCTTTGGTATTGGAGTTTATGAGCCAACTTTAATGTTATCAATGCTTTCCGTAAAGACAATTGATATCAACTCACTTGACGATATAAGAAGTACCTTCGTTGATAACTATTTTACAAACGGACACGACGAAACATATCCCAACGTTTTATTCAGTTACCAAAAACAAGTTAAGGAAGCTGGGCATATAGAAGCCTATAATCATTGGATTTTAATGAAAGGAGACGAAGACGGATTTGGCAAATGGCATTCGGAAAACAAAGACAAATGGGATAATTTTGTAAATTGGTTCGGTGAAAATGGACTTAAAATTAACGACAAAAATAAGTTTTACAGCGGACAATATTAA
- a CDS encoding HAD-IIIA family hydrolase, with protein MERLAANLQTVLSAKGIELAHFLQENKISKVQDLTISTLELFCYKEGISLENLVCYNLAFDRAKMPEIKLLILDVDGVLTNGGMYYTESGDQFKRYNTKDGMGIINLPKIGIQTGIISSSFKKQAVLDRAELLKINHVYVGMEPKLEILKQWCKDLGIDLRNVAMIGDDINDLEIMRNIGFTACPADAVPVVKKQVDVVLRTKGGNGCVREMIDCYLLEKPLTR; from the coding sequence ATGGAAAGATTAGCCGCAAACCTACAAACTGTTCTATCTGCTAAAGGAATTGAATTAGCTCATTTTCTTCAAGAGAATAAAATTTCAAAAGTACAGGATTTAACGATAAGTACTTTAGAATTATTTTGCTATAAAGAGGGAATATCTTTAGAGAATCTGGTGTGTTATAACTTGGCTTTTGACAGAGCAAAGATGCCAGAAATTAAATTACTCATTTTAGATGTAGATGGTGTTTTGACGAATGGTGGAATGTATTATACTGAAAGTGGAGACCAATTTAAGCGGTATAATACCAAAGATGGAATGGGAATCATTAACCTTCCCAAAATAGGAATTCAAACGGGAATTATTTCGTCTTCTTTTAAGAAACAAGCTGTATTGGATAGAGCGGAATTGCTTAAAATCAATCACGTATATGTGGGTATGGAACCTAAACTGGAGATCTTGAAACAATGGTGTAAAGATTTAGGTATTGATTTAAGAAACGTGGCTATGATTGGAGATGATATCAATGACTTAGAGATTATGCGTAATATTGGGTTTACTGCTTGCCCTGCCGATGCTGTACCAGTGGTAAAAAAACAAGTAGATGTAGTGTTAAGAACAAAAGGAGGTAATGGCTGTGTACGTGAGATGATTGATTGTTATTTGTTGGAGAAGCCACTAACGAGGTGA
- the aroF gene encoding 3-deoxy-7-phosphoheptulonate synthase, translating to MILKLKQSINQQLASELGEKHQAFSINYLGHNYLITSSSVKEVPVGLSDSVEESWVFNDDIQLASRTFQKKTREVHFGDITIGGDTKNTILIGGPCSVESLEQIRESAQLISSLGLKTLRGGCYKPRTSPYSFQGMGLEGLKLLAQMRDEFGLKVITEVRDATQIDEVIAYSDIIQIGAKAMYDQGILRACAKTNKPVLLKRGFGSTLQEFVQAAEFILSGGNNQVVLCERGIRTFETKTRFTLDLCGVAYLQEYTNLPVILDPSHALGYRYGVEKLARACVAMGVDGLLIEAHPDPSVAKSDASQQLTHPQFKELKSSVETVAKSVGYNIV from the coding sequence ATGATTTTAAAATTAAAACAAAGCATTAATCAGCAATTAGCAAGTGAATTAGGTGAAAAACACCAAGCTTTTTCAATAAATTATTTAGGGCATAACTATTTGATTACTTCCTCTTCAGTAAAGGAAGTTCCTGTAGGGTTAAGCGATAGCGTAGAAGAGAGTTGGGTTTTCAATGATGATATACAGTTGGCTTCACGCACTTTTCAAAAGAAAACACGAGAAGTGCATTTTGGTGATATTACCATAGGAGGTGATACTAAGAATACAATCTTAATTGGAGGACCTTGTTCTGTGGAATCTTTGGAACAAATTAGAGAAAGTGCCCAATTAATTTCGTCTTTGGGTTTAAAGACACTTCGAGGCGGTTGTTATAAACCGAGAACGAGTCCGTATAGCTTTCAGGGTATGGGCTTAGAAGGATTGAAATTATTAGCTCAGATGCGTGATGAGTTTGGTTTAAAAGTAATTACAGAAGTAAGAGATGCCACCCAAATTGATGAGGTAATTGCCTATTCTGACATTATCCAAATTGGCGCTAAAGCTATGTATGATCAAGGGATTTTGAGGGCATGTGCCAAAACAAATAAACCTGTTTTATTGAAAAGAGGGTTTGGTTCTACTTTACAAGAATTTGTGCAAGCAGCTGAATTTATTCTTTCAGGAGGAAATAATCAGGTTGTTTTATGTGAAAGAGGAATACGAACGTTTGAAACTAAAACCCGATTTACCTTGGATTTATGTGGAGTGGCCTATTTGCAAGAATACACAAATTTACCAGTGATTCTAGACCCAAGTCATGCGTTAGGGTATAGATATGGAGTGGAAAAGTTAGCAAGAGCATGTGTGGCTATGGGAGTTGATGGTTTATTAATAGAAGCGCATCCAGACCCATCTGTAGCTAAGTCAGATGCTTCTCAACAGTTAACACATCCTCAGTTTAAAGAGTTGAAATCTTCGGTTGAAACCGTAGCCAAAAGTGTTGGATATAATATTGTATAA
- a CDS encoding CBS domain-containing protein has protein sequence MKISGSIYSDKNRALKDTVLDLVAHQVDLLHVDCNDDVRVFDDISHIRTWCDTPIDLHIITETPEKYFDFLRKHPVEYVTFQYEPLQKKLEIPADIKGQKGLAIVTPTSIAAFDEYADFDFILIMATTPGQSGGVFDAQNFIKIREFKSKYPQKNVHVDGGVNGEVSFILRNMGVHSSVSGSFLFKGASVGQALMDLTKRNLESHFKIKDFMIPLEESPVIPYDNLTFMKVLESIERGKQGCTLLEQNGIFKGIISNADVRRGILNNFEDWKNMSVYQMINPDPITIHAENTVNDMLHLVRKYKFPIMYLPVLDENEKVVGIVSFFNLIKGEI, from the coding sequence TTTAGTAGCTCATCAGGTAGATTTACTACATGTGGATTGTAACGATGATGTACGTGTTTTTGATGATATTTCTCATATACGAACTTGGTGCGACACTCCTATTGATTTACATATTATCACAGAAACCCCAGAAAAATATTTTGATTTCTTAAGAAAACATCCTGTGGAGTATGTGACTTTCCAGTATGAACCCCTTCAGAAAAAATTGGAGATCCCTGCTGATATTAAAGGACAAAAAGGTTTGGCGATTGTGACCCCTACGTCTATAGCTGCATTCGATGAATATGCCGATTTTGATTTTATCTTGATTATGGCTACAACACCTGGGCAAAGTGGAGGCGTATTTGATGCTCAAAATTTTATCAAGATTCGTGAATTCAAATCAAAATATCCGCAAAAGAATGTGCATGTTGATGGAGGAGTAAATGGAGAAGTATCTTTTATCTTGCGAAATATGGGAGTGCATTCTTCGGTTTCAGGGAGTTTTCTATTTAAAGGCGCAAGTGTAGGTCAGGCATTAATGGATTTAACCAAACGCAACTTGGAGTCACATTTTAAGATAAAAGATTTTATGATTCCTTTGGAAGAAAGTCCAGTTATTCCGTATGATAATTTGACTTTTATGAAAGTATTGGAAAGTATAGAACGTGGAAAACAAGGCTGTACGCTTTTAGAACAAAATGGAATTTTTAAAGGTATTATCTCCAATGCAGATGTTAGGAGAGGTATATTGAATAATTTTGAAGATTGGAAAAACATGAGTGTATATCAGATGATTAACCCTGATCCAATCACTATTCATGCAGAAAATACGGTGAATGATATGCTTCATTTAGTACGCAAATATAAATTCCCTATTATGTATCTTCCCGTATTGGATGAAAACGAAAAAGTAGTAGGAATTGTATCATTTTTCAATTTAATAAAAGGAGAAATTTAA